The following DNA comes from Deinobacterium chartae.
GCATGGGCGAGAACACGACCGGGTCGCTGTTTTTTGAGAACGGCACGATCCGTGGCTGGAACTTGGACCTCGAGGCGCAACAGGTCCTCGATGGGCGCGGCGGCACCGTGCTGCCCGCGTTCCTCGAACTGCACGCTCACCTGCGCGAGCCCGGTCAGGAGCAGAAAGAGGACCTCGAGAGCGGCCTGGCGGCGGCGGCGGCGGGCGGTTACGGCACCGTGGTCAGCATGCCCAACACCGCGCCGGTGGTGGATGACCCGGGCATCGTGCGCGCCCTGATCGAGAAGTCCGAGCGTCTGGGCTTCGCGCGCCTGCGGCCTTCGGCGGCGCTGTCGCGCGGCCAGCAGGGCGAGGCCCTCGCCGACTTGAGGGCCCTGCGTGACGCGGGTGCGGTCATGTTCACCGACGACGGGCGCACCAACGAGGACGCGCACCTGCTGCGGCGCGGCCTCGAGTACGCCCACAGCCTGGGCGTGCTGGTCAGCGTGCACGCCGAGGACGCCACGCTGCGCAAGGACGGCGTGATGAACGAGGGCACCGTCTCCGAGGAACTGGGCCTGCCCGGCAATCCCTGGGCCGCCGAGGCCGCGCGGGTGGCCCGCGACGTCGAGATCGCGCTGCTCACCGGCGCGCGGCTGCACATCCAGCACCTCTCGACCGCCCGGGCCCTCGAGGTCGTGCGCGACGCCAAACGGCGCGGTGCCCCGGTCACCTGCGAGGTCT
Coding sequences within:
- a CDS encoding dihydroorotase encodes the protein MITELKNVRRMGENTTGSLFFENGTIRGWNLDLEAQQVLDGRGGTVLPAFLELHAHLREPGQEQKEDLESGLAAAAAGGYGTVVSMPNTAPVVDDPGIVRALIEKSERLGFARLRPSAALSRGQQGEALADLRALRDAGAVMFTDDGRTNEDAHLLRRGLEYAHSLGVLVSVHAEDATLRKDGVMNEGTVSEELGLPGNPWAAEAARVARDVEIALLTGARLHIQHLSTARALEVVRDAKRRGAPVTCEVCPHHLTLTDEALRSFDAIYKVAPPLRTQADADALLRGLLDGTVDCLATDHAPHTQAEKERDLLEAPFGIPNIEVAFALLYTRLVASGRMSLEALVDLFTAGPARVMGWAAPQLEAGAVADVVVVDLEGELEVRPESFKSKARFSPWAGERLRGWPLLTVVNGRVAFQR